A stretch of Mus musculus strain C57BL/6J chromosome 19, GRCm38.p6 C57BL/6J DNA encodes these proteins:
- the 9930021J03Rik gene encoding uncharacterized protein KIAA2026 homolog isoform X2 yields MSVPEPPGEMERAAEEERPPPPTGEGNEEEVVVAAAARASGLVRRRSASSVDEEEEAAASETTVVAGGGCKEQELTYELQQGYRILGEFLQEKHRGLTAPFLQPLGGVAAGEEEVAEGRRSGGRGSRVPPQQPSQGMCLLKMEEKFSSGQYRGITEFVADFRLMLETCYRLHGVDHWISKQGQKLEMLLEQKLALLSRLREQERKEAEEACQKEVEEWERKLLAQAAPACMENMWEIPAIGHFLCLAQQILNLPEIVFYELERCLLMPQCNAFLSKIMTSLLSPPHRRPTLHRRPTLPYRTWEAVLRQKVQQWYTAVGQTENPDNCAEKLGLCPQFFKVLGEVNPLEERPFHELPFYQKVWLLKGLCDFVYETQKEVQDAVLGQPIHECREVILGYDYLENAYVHFPQFCGADVRIYKQRPFQAPEFPVPPIKVKRVPRIKLEKFKCDYANTSNGEHRCTKEGLPLAFKKEQEIDFDPACCPTKMNFDNHDITLEMEVKSNCDIKVHRPCEIEKTDCCKENLQKPRSPGEVTGFGEPLSPGEIRFIENQEKYGEASKIKTESNPLKENALKSCQIHINGSHIDHPDINCHKVVRDILLEHSLQSHKKLKLTKMRAKKKKKKKKKLKDVLNENLQRKREGLHSLPFKSYKPEIQNKLLIIKKKGKHKKHKSGKKSISKKAITKKRKTVTKSPAVPEFQGKWYHRRQAVKELHSTLIRLLNELLPWEPKLMKAFQRNRSRLKKDYDDFRRQPDHGQFTRELWATDECEGNPEREAPKAEVSKSVDAAEPLDTLEKEQEGSDDMKLSEIGFPMARSKLLKKELPSKDIVKTLPKTLKRQSKQSSYLDDSTKELSPRKKAKLSTNETSVENLEVNMQIECLKESKPPELPTPESFASKASVPVSTLQKGTKPIQALLAKNIGNKVTLTNQLPPSTGRSVPAVEKPALSPEDTSPLKPALTCLTSTKGPLQMVYKMPCGQWLPVDLHSSSVKIQMQPMVDSKTGEKIMQQVLILPKNFVIQHKEGKAVEKEIAAPQQKGPEHCSPGPQTSASCSLVSVPVTSVSTQLPNTVLSKTSTPSSNVSARSQPLSPVASVSNALTSPVKTSQSEAGKVKSTASSTTLPQPHTSPTISSTVQPLLPATTLNESTDPGSSIPCFSQQTVDSSEAKQELKTVCIRDSQSILVRTRGGNTGVVKVQTNPEQNSPNSLSSSSVFTFTPQFQAFLVPKSTSCSASSQVAGVTTTSSLPSFSQASTSVSISCGFHPPMGKNLKSTQGQTLSSGYVGPMIEKTSYMPSSPLKPSVSSSSLLPSTTNSSVSVISISTGNFGQTNTNVIHTSTKPQQVDCITKSYPVTRSEATTAVNGDVLGETPGQKLMLVSAPSGLPSGSVPSVNTAPEPTSAGVSTQKVVFINAPVPGGASSSAIVAESLRQSLPSPLNKTYIKNPEQPQIVLIPSTVGAPIKINSSPTVSQIKDVKIGLNIGQAIINPPGNLPAMSSINILQSVMPKGEDKSSKSCISPISPNSNSAPASSNIVNHSLPAASESARTANTFSGIGASVPLSSLSVASSPASAGTRPPVLVSGNDTSSRIMPVLSNRLCPSNLGNTVAISTVKTGHLASSVLISTTQPTVSPKCLTPALQIPVTVALPTPVTTSPKIINTVPQSATIPGATRPVSLSKRQSQTSLQFQSPGTTTIVPTNANTNKPPAELSPSASPGKIVNISNVTSMPNQHMSPSLVKSTLGNNSIAGGSAIHTCSPPSNITSLAGAPFSEPCIQQKIVINTSTPLAPGTQIMMNGARFIVPPQGLGAGSHVLLISTNPKYGPPLVLNSGQSILATPVDNPVQKIIQTSNSSLSGQPLKPSVRNSPKTVNSLGSPSSLSAVHTPPHIINTPAKVCVPPAPPAALTSVIKSSPATLLAKTSLVSAISSSNPPLPSSTSVLHLDTSVKKLLVSPEGAILNTINTAAAKVSSLPSPLPPVVSASQNPASVFPAFPSSALEKPDTAAS; encoded by the exons GCTTCGggagcaagaaagaaaagaagcagaagaagcttGTCAAAAGGAAGTAGAAGAGTGGGAAAGAAAGCTCCTTGCTCAGGCAGCTCCAGCCTGCATGGAGAACATGTGGGAAATTCCAGCCATTGGCCATTTCCTTTGTTTAGCCCAACAGATTCTAAACTTGCCAGAAATTGTCTTTTATGAACTGGAGCGCTGTCTTCTGATGCCTCAGTGTAATGCCTTTCTCTCTAAAATAATGACTTCTCTACTAAGCCCTCCCCATCGCAGACCTACCTTACATCGAAGACCTACTTTGCCTTACAGGACTTGGGAAGCAGTGCTGAGACAGAAAGTGCAGCAGTGGTACACTGCTGTGGGACAGACTGAGAATCCTGATAACTGTGCTGAAAAGCTTGGCTTGTGTCCTCAGTTCTTTAAGGTTCTTGGAGAAGTTAATCCATTGGAAGAAAGACCTTTTCACGAGCTACCTTTCTACCAGAAAGTATGGCTGCTTAAAGGACTTTGTGACTTTGTGTATGAAACACAGAAAGAAGTTCAAGATGCTGTGCTTGGGCAGCCTATTCATGAGTGCAGGGAAGTTATCCTTGGTTATGATTATCTGGAGAATGCTTATGTACATTTTCCACAGTTCTGTGGTGCAGATGTGCGGATTTATAAACAAAGACCCTTTCAGGCCCCAGAATTTCCAGTTCCACCCATTAAAGTAAAAAGAGTACCTCGGATTAAACTGGAGAAATTCAAGTGTGACTATGCTAATACAAGTAACGGAGAACACAGATGTACTAAAGAAGGCCTGCCCTTGGCTTTCAAGAAAGAGCAAGAAATTGATTTTGATCCAGCCTGTTGTCCTACTAAAATGAACTTTGATAATCATGACATCACTCTTGAAATGGAAGTAAAATCCAACTGTGATATTAAAGTTCACAGGCCTTGTGAAATTGAAAAAACTGATTGTTGTAAAGAAAATTTGCAGAAACCCAGAAGTCCTGGAGAAGTTACTGGCTTTGGAGAGCCACTCAGTCCAGGTGAAATAAGATttatagaaaatcaggaaaaatatGGTGAAGCTtccaaaataaagacagaatccAATCCATTGAAAGAAAATGCTCTGAAATCTTGCCAAATTCATATAAATGGAAGTCACATTGATCATCCAGACATTAACTGCCACAAAGTTGTAAGGGATATATTGTTAGAGCACTCACTGCAAAGCCACAAGAAACTCAAGCTAACTAAAATGAgggcaaaaaagaagaaaaagaaaaaaaagaaattgaaagatgTTTTGAATGAAAATTTACAAAGAAAGCGTGaaggtcttcattctcttccctTCAAGTCTTACAAACCTGAGATCCAGAATAAATTATTGATcatcaaaaagaaaggaaaacacaagaaGCACAAATCTG gaaaaaaatccatatcTAAAAAAGCAATCACAAAGAAGAGGAAAACTGTCACAAAGTCACCTGCTGTGCCGGAATTTCAG gGCAAATGGTACCATCGGAGGCAAGCTGTAAAAGAATTACATAGTACACTAATACGCCTTTTAAATGAATTGCTACCATGGGAACCAAAGTTAATGAAGGCTTTTCAGAGAAACAG GAGCCGCCTGAAGAAAGACTATGATGATTTCCGAAGACAGCCTGATCATGGTCAGTTCACTAGAGAGCTATGGGCTACTGACGAGTGTGAAGGGAACCCTGAGAGAGAGGCTCCTAAAGCCGAGGTCAGTAAGTCTGTAGATGCAGCAGAACCTCTGGACACCCTGGAGAAAGAACAGGAGGGCTCAG atgatatgaagTTATCAGAAATAGGCTTTCCTATGGCCAGGAGCAAGTTGTTGAAAAAAGAATTGCCTTCTAAAGATATAGTGAAGACACTGCCTAAAACACTTAAACGACAGTCCAAACAAAGTAGTTATCTAGATGATAGCACAAAAGAgctttccccaaggaagaaagcaaagctAAGCACAAATGAGACATCAGTTGAGAACTTAGAAGTCAACATGCAGATTGAATGTTTGAAAGAATCAAAGCCTCCAGAACTGCCAACTCCAGAGTCATTTGCCTCAAAGGCTTCAGTACCAGTGTCTACTCTCCAGAAAGGGACCAAACCTATTCAGGCTTTGCTTGCAAAGAATATTGGGAACAAAGTGACCTTAACAAATCAACTGCCCCCTTCTACAGGTAGGAGTGTTCCTGCTGTGGAAAAGCCAGCTCTATCTCCTGAAGATACAAGCCCCCTAAAGCCAGCATTGACCTGCCTCACCAGTACAAAAGGACCTTTACAGATGGTATACAAAATGCCCTGTGGTCAGTGGTTGCCAGTAGACCTTCACAGTAGTTCTGTCAAGATTCAGATGCAGCCTATGGTGGACTCTAAAACAGGAGAAAAGATCATGCAGCAAGTTCTTATTCTGCCTAAGAATTTTGTGATTCAGCACAAAGAGGGGAAAGCAGTTGAAAAAGAGATAGCAGCACCTCAGCAGAAAGGCCCAGAGCATTGCTCACCTGGCCCACAGACAAGCGCTAGCTGTTCCTTAGTGTCTGTTCCTGTCACCTCTGTGTCTACCCAACTGCCTAATACAGTTCTCAGTAAGACAAGTACACCTTCATCAAATGTGAGTGCTAGATCACAGCCTTTGTCTCCTGTAGCCTCTGTAAGTAATGCATTAACATCACCAGTTAAGACTAGCCAAAGTGAAGCAGGAAAAGTCAAGAGTACCGCTTCATCCACCACACTCCCCCAGCCTCACACTTCACCTACCATTTCATCAACAGTTCAGCCTCTCTTGCCAGCAACAACACTAAATGAATCTACAGATCCTGGCAGTTCCATCCCCTGTTTTTCACAGCAAACTGTTGATTCTTCTGAGGCAAAGCAAGAACTAAAAACTGTATGTATACGAGATTCACAGTCAATTCTTGTTAGGACTCGAGGTGGGAACACTGGAGTTGTAAAAGTACAAACTAATCCGGAACAAAATTCACCCAACAGTTTATCTTCAAGTTCTGTTTTCACCTTTACACCTCAATTTCAGGCATTTCTTGTGCCAAAATCAACATCATGCTCTGCTTCCTCACAAGTAGCCGGAGTGACTACTACATCTAGTCTACCATCTTTCAGCCAAGCATCTACGTCTGTGTCTATTTCGTGTGGCTTTCATCCACCCATGGGGAAAAATCTCAAATCTACACAAGGCCAAACCTTGAGCAGTGGTTATGTAGGCCCCATGATAGAAAAAACGTCATACATGCCCTCTTCACCCTTGAAGCCTTCTGTTTCTTCCAGCTCACTGCTACCATCAACAACAAATAGTTCAGTGAGTGTAATTAGCATATCAACAGGAAATTTTGGGCAAACCAATACAAATGTTATTCATACATCAACTAAACCACAACAAGTAGATTGTATCACAAAAAGTTACCCAGTTACAAGATCAGAAGCAACAACAGCAGTAAATGGTGATGTGCTCGGTGAGACTCCAGGTCAGAAACTGATGCTGGTGTCAGCTCCATCTGGTCTCCCTTCTGGCAGTGTACCTTCAGTTAACACGGCACCAGAACCGACATCTGCAGGTGTGTCTACCCAGAAGGTAGTTTTTATTAATGCTCCAGTTCCTGGTGGCGCTTCATCCTCAGCTATTGTTGCAGAATCATTAAGACAGTCACTTCCTTCTCCCTTGAATAAAACATACATTAAGAATCCAGAGCAACCCCAAATAGTACTAATTCCCTCTACAGTAGGagcaccaataaaaataaattcttcacCAACTGTGTCTCAGATTAAAGATGTGAAAATTGGACTAAACATAGGTCAAGCAATTATAAATCCTCCAGGAAATCTGCCAGCTATGTCATCAATTAATATATTGCAAAGTGTAATGCCAAAGGGTGAAGACAAAAGTAGTAAGAGCTGCATCTCCCCCATCTCACCAAACAGTAACTCAGCTCCAGCAAGCTCAAATATTGTGAATCACAGTCTTCCTGCTGCTAGTGAGTCAGCAAGAACTGCAAATACGTTTTCAGGAATAGGAGCAAGTGTACCTTTGAGTTCCCTTTCAGTGGCCTCCTCCCCTGCTTCAGCTGGGACACGACCTCCTGTTTTAGTCAGCGGAAATGATACCTCTTCCAGAATTATGCCTGTTTTGTCAAATAGACTTTGTCCATCAAATCTCGGGAACACTGTGGCCATATCAACTGTAAAAACAGGACACCTCGCATCATCTGTTCTCATTTCAACTACACAACCAACAGTGTCTCCCAAATGCTTGACACCAGCTTTGCAGATTCCTGTGACTGTTGCCTTGCCTACACCTGTAACTACATCTCCAAAAATTATCAACACAGTTCCACAGTCAGCAACAATACCAGGAGCCACGCGCCCTGTATCTCTCTCTAAAAGACAGTCTCAAACTTCTCTCCAGTTTCAGTCACCAGGGACTACAACTATAGTGCCAACAAATGCAAACACAAATAAGCCTCCAGCTGAATTATCCCCCTCAGCAAGTCCAGGGAAAATAGTTAATATTTCCAATGTTACTTCTATGCCAAACCAGCATATGTCCCCTTCATTAGTAAAAAGTACTCTCGGTAACAATTCTATTGCAGGTGGCTCTGCCATTCACACTTGTTCACCACCATCAAATATAACTAGTCTGGCAGGTGCTCCGTTCAGTGAACCTTGTATTCAGCAAAAAATAGTTATCAACACAAGTACACCTTTGGCACCAGGAACTCAAATCATGATGAATGGAGCCCGGTTTATTGTTCCGCCTCAAGGTCTTGGAGCTGGTAGCCACGTCCTCCTTATCTCTACTAATCCAAAATATGGACCTCCCTTAGTTCTTAACAGTGGCCAAAGCATATTGGCTACACCAGTAGATAATCCTGTCCAGAAGATCATACAGACATCAAATAGTTCTTTAAGTGGACAGCCTTTAAAGCCTTCTGTAAGAAACTCTCCAAAGACTGTAAACTCTCTCGGAAGTCCAAGTTCTCTCTCTGCAGTCCATACACCACCACACATCATAAACACACCTGCTAAAGTCTGTGTTCCACCTGCACCACCGGCAGCGTTGACTTCAGTAATTAAGTCCTCTCCAGCTACTCTCTTAGCTAAAACCTCTTTGGTTTCTGCCATTTCCTCCAGTAACCCTCCACTGCCAAGTAGCACATCGGTACTTCATTTGGATACCTCTGTCAAAAAGTTATTGGTTAGCCCAGAAGGAGCCATTTTAAATACCATAAATACTGCAGCAGCTAAGGTATCTTCATTGCCTTCACCTCTTCCTCCAGTTGTATCTGCCAGTCAGAATCCTGCATCTGTCTTCCCTGCTTTTCCGTCATCTGCTTTAGAGAAGCCTGACACAGCTGCATCTTGA
- the 9930021J03Rik gene encoding uncharacterized protein KIAA2026 homolog isoform X7 produces MVQVLRQEEQLRAKEEKRTWEAVLRQKVQQWYTAVGQTENPDNCAEKLGLCPQFFKVLGEVNPLEERPFHELPFYQKVWLLKGLCDFVYETQKEVQDAVLGQPIHECREVILGYDYLENAYVHFPQFCGADVRIYKQRPFQAPEFPVPPIKVKRVPRIKLEKFKCDYANTSNGEHRCTKEGLPLAFKKEQEIDFDPACCPTKMNFDNHDITLEMEVKSNCDIKVHRPCEIEKTDCCKENLQKPRSPGEVTGFGEPLSPGEIRFIENQEKYGEASKIKTESNPLKENALKSCQIHINGSHIDHPDINCHKVVRDILLEHSLQSHKKLKLTKMRAKKKKKKKKKLKDVLNENLQRKREGLHSLPFKSYKPEIQNKLLIIKKKGKHKKHKSGKKSISKKAITKKRKTVTKSPAVPEFQLICTNLDELRELITKIENELKDLENSRKKSGKWYHRRQAVKELHSTLIRLLNELLPWEPKLMKAFQRNRSRLKKDYDDFRRQPDHGQFTRELWATDECEGNPEREAPKAEVSKSVDAAEPLDTLEKEQEGSDDMKLSEIGFPMARSKLLKKELPSKDIVKTLPKTLKRQSKQSSYLDDSTKELSPRKKAKLSTNETSVENLEVNMQIECLKESKPPELPTPESFASKASVPVSTLQKGTKPIQALLAKNIGNKVTLTNQLPPSTGRSVPAVEKPALSPEDTSPLKPALTCLTSTKGPLQMVYKMPCGQWLPVDLHSSSVKIQMQPMVDSKTGEKIMQQVLILPKNFVIQHKEGKAVEKEIAAPQQKGPEHCSPGPQTSASCSLVSVPVTSVSTQLPNTVLSKTSTPSSNVSARSQPLSPVASVSNALTSPVKTSQSEAGKVKSTASSTTLPQPHTSPTISSTVQPLLPATTLNESTDPGSSIPCFSQQTVDSSEAKQELKTVCIRDSQSILVRTRGGNTGVVKVQTNPEQNSPNSLSSSSVFTFTPQFQAFLVPKSTSCSASSQVAGVTTTSSLPSFSQASTSVSISCGFHPPMGKNLKSTQGQTLSSGYVGPMIEKTSYMPSSPLKPSVSSSSLLPSTTNSSVSVISISTGNFGQTNTNVIHTSTKPQQVDCITKSYPVTRSEATTAVNGDVLGETPGQKLMLVSAPSGLPSGSVPSVNTAPEPTSAGVSTQKVVFINAPVPGGASSSAIVAESLRQSLPSPLNKTYIKNPEQPQIVLIPSTVGAPIKINSSPTVSQIKDVKIGLNIGQAIINPPGNLPAMSSINILQSVMPKGEDKSSKSCISPISPNSNSAPASSNIVNHSLPAASESARTANTFSGIGASVPLSSLSVASSPASAGTRPPVLVSGNDTSSRIMPVLSNRLCPSNLGNTVAISTVKTGHLASSVLISTTQPTVSPKCLTPALQIPVTVALPTPVTTSPKIINTVPQSATIPGATRPVSLSKRQSQTSLQFQSPGTTTIVPTNANTNKPPAELSPSASPGKIVNISNVTSMPNQHMSPSLVKSTLGNNSIAGGSAIHTCSPPSNITSLAGAPFSEPCIQQKIVINTSTPLAPGTQIMMNGARFIVPPQGLGAGSHVLLISTNPKYGPPLVLNSGQSILATPVDNPVQKIIQTSNSSLSGQPLKPSVRNSPKTVNSLGSPSSLSAVHTPPHIINTPAKVCVPPAPPAALTSVIKSSPATLLAKTSLVSAISSSNPPLPSSTSVLHLDTSVKKLLVSPEGAILNTINTAAAKVSSLPSPLPPVVSASQNPASVFPAFPSSALEKPDTAAS; encoded by the exons GACTTGGGAAGCAGTGCTGAGACAGAAAGTGCAGCAGTGGTACACTGCTGTGGGACAGACTGAGAATCCTGATAACTGTGCTGAAAAGCTTGGCTTGTGTCCTCAGTTCTTTAAGGTTCTTGGAGAAGTTAATCCATTGGAAGAAAGACCTTTTCACGAGCTACCTTTCTACCAGAAAGTATGGCTGCTTAAAGGACTTTGTGACTTTGTGTATGAAACACAGAAAGAAGTTCAAGATGCTGTGCTTGGGCAGCCTATTCATGAGTGCAGGGAAGTTATCCTTGGTTATGATTATCTGGAGAATGCTTATGTACATTTTCCACAGTTCTGTGGTGCAGATGTGCGGATTTATAAACAAAGACCCTTTCAGGCCCCAGAATTTCCAGTTCCACCCATTAAAGTAAAAAGAGTACCTCGGATTAAACTGGAGAAATTCAAGTGTGACTATGCTAATACAAGTAACGGAGAACACAGATGTACTAAAGAAGGCCTGCCCTTGGCTTTCAAGAAAGAGCAAGAAATTGATTTTGATCCAGCCTGTTGTCCTACTAAAATGAACTTTGATAATCATGACATCACTCTTGAAATGGAAGTAAAATCCAACTGTGATATTAAAGTTCACAGGCCTTGTGAAATTGAAAAAACTGATTGTTGTAAAGAAAATTTGCAGAAACCCAGAAGTCCTGGAGAAGTTACTGGCTTTGGAGAGCCACTCAGTCCAGGTGAAATAAGATttatagaaaatcaggaaaaatatGGTGAAGCTtccaaaataaagacagaatccAATCCATTGAAAGAAAATGCTCTGAAATCTTGCCAAATTCATATAAATGGAAGTCACATTGATCATCCAGACATTAACTGCCACAAAGTTGTAAGGGATATATTGTTAGAGCACTCACTGCAAAGCCACAAGAAACTCAAGCTAACTAAAATGAgggcaaaaaagaagaaaaagaaaaaaaagaaattgaaagatgTTTTGAATGAAAATTTACAAAGAAAGCGTGaaggtcttcattctcttccctTCAAGTCTTACAAACCTGAGATCCAGAATAAATTATTGATcatcaaaaagaaaggaaaacacaagaaGCACAAATCTG gaaaaaaatccatatcTAAAAAAGCAATCACAAAGAAGAGGAAAACTGTCACAAAGTCACCTGCTGTGCCGGAATTTCAG cttATTTGCACTAATCTTGATGAACTCAGGGAATTAATCACAAAAATCGAGAATGAACTCAAAGATCTGGAAAACAGTAGAAAAAAATCG gGCAAATGGTACCATCGGAGGCAAGCTGTAAAAGAATTACATAGTACACTAATACGCCTTTTAAATGAATTGCTACCATGGGAACCAAAGTTAATGAAGGCTTTTCAGAGAAACAG GAGCCGCCTGAAGAAAGACTATGATGATTTCCGAAGACAGCCTGATCATGGTCAGTTCACTAGAGAGCTATGGGCTACTGACGAGTGTGAAGGGAACCCTGAGAGAGAGGCTCCTAAAGCCGAGGTCAGTAAGTCTGTAGATGCAGCAGAACCTCTGGACACCCTGGAGAAAGAACAGGAGGGCTCAG atgatatgaagTTATCAGAAATAGGCTTTCCTATGGCCAGGAGCAAGTTGTTGAAAAAAGAATTGCCTTCTAAAGATATAGTGAAGACACTGCCTAAAACACTTAAACGACAGTCCAAACAAAGTAGTTATCTAGATGATAGCACAAAAGAgctttccccaaggaagaaagcaaagctAAGCACAAATGAGACATCAGTTGAGAACTTAGAAGTCAACATGCAGATTGAATGTTTGAAAGAATCAAAGCCTCCAGAACTGCCAACTCCAGAGTCATTTGCCTCAAAGGCTTCAGTACCAGTGTCTACTCTCCAGAAAGGGACCAAACCTATTCAGGCTTTGCTTGCAAAGAATATTGGGAACAAAGTGACCTTAACAAATCAACTGCCCCCTTCTACAGGTAGGAGTGTTCCTGCTGTGGAAAAGCCAGCTCTATCTCCTGAAGATACAAGCCCCCTAAAGCCAGCATTGACCTGCCTCACCAGTACAAAAGGACCTTTACAGATGGTATACAAAATGCCCTGTGGTCAGTGGTTGCCAGTAGACCTTCACAGTAGTTCTGTCAAGATTCAGATGCAGCCTATGGTGGACTCTAAAACAGGAGAAAAGATCATGCAGCAAGTTCTTATTCTGCCTAAGAATTTTGTGATTCAGCACAAAGAGGGGAAAGCAGTTGAAAAAGAGATAGCAGCACCTCAGCAGAAAGGCCCAGAGCATTGCTCACCTGGCCCACAGACAAGCGCTAGCTGTTCCTTAGTGTCTGTTCCTGTCACCTCTGTGTCTACCCAACTGCCTAATACAGTTCTCAGTAAGACAAGTACACCTTCATCAAATGTGAGTGCTAGATCACAGCCTTTGTCTCCTGTAGCCTCTGTAAGTAATGCATTAACATCACCAGTTAAGACTAGCCAAAGTGAAGCAGGAAAAGTCAAGAGTACCGCTTCATCCACCACACTCCCCCAGCCTCACACTTCACCTACCATTTCATCAACAGTTCAGCCTCTCTTGCCAGCAACAACACTAAATGAATCTACAGATCCTGGCAGTTCCATCCCCTGTTTTTCACAGCAAACTGTTGATTCTTCTGAGGCAAAGCAAGAACTAAAAACTGTATGTATACGAGATTCACAGTCAATTCTTGTTAGGACTCGAGGTGGGAACACTGGAGTTGTAAAAGTACAAACTAATCCGGAACAAAATTCACCCAACAGTTTATCTTCAAGTTCTGTTTTCACCTTTACACCTCAATTTCAGGCATTTCTTGTGCCAAAATCAACATCATGCTCTGCTTCCTCACAAGTAGCCGGAGTGACTACTACATCTAGTCTACCATCTTTCAGCCAAGCATCTACGTCTGTGTCTATTTCGTGTGGCTTTCATCCACCCATGGGGAAAAATCTCAAATCTACACAAGGCCAAACCTTGAGCAGTGGTTATGTAGGCCCCATGATAGAAAAAACGTCATACATGCCCTCTTCACCCTTGAAGCCTTCTGTTTCTTCCAGCTCACTGCTACCATCAACAACAAATAGTTCAGTGAGTGTAATTAGCATATCAACAGGAAATTTTGGGCAAACCAATACAAATGTTATTCATACATCAACTAAACCACAACAAGTAGATTGTATCACAAAAAGTTACCCAGTTACAAGATCAGAAGCAACAACAGCAGTAAATGGTGATGTGCTCGGTGAGACTCCAGGTCAGAAACTGATGCTGGTGTCAGCTCCATCTGGTCTCCCTTCTGGCAGTGTACCTTCAGTTAACACGGCACCAGAACCGACATCTGCAGGTGTGTCTACCCAGAAGGTAGTTTTTATTAATGCTCCAGTTCCTGGTGGCGCTTCATCCTCAGCTATTGTTGCAGAATCATTAAGACAGTCACTTCCTTCTCCCTTGAATAAAACATACATTAAGAATCCAGAGCAACCCCAAATAGTACTAATTCCCTCTACAGTAGGagcaccaataaaaataaattcttcacCAACTGTGTCTCAGATTAAAGATGTGAAAATTGGACTAAACATAGGTCAAGCAATTATAAATCCTCCAGGAAATCTGCCAGCTATGTCATCAATTAATATATTGCAAAGTGTAATGCCAAAGGGTGAAGACAAAAGTAGTAAGAGCTGCATCTCCCCCATCTCACCAAACAGTAACTCAGCTCCAGCAAGCTCAAATATTGTGAATCACAGTCTTCCTGCTGCTAGTGAGTCAGCAAGAACTGCAAATACGTTTTCAGGAATAGGAGCAAGTGTACCTTTGAGTTCCCTTTCAGTGGCCTCCTCCCCTGCTTCAGCTGGGACACGACCTCCTGTTTTAGTCAGCGGAAATGATACCTCTTCCAGAATTATGCCTGTTTTGTCAAATAGACTTTGTCCATCAAATCTCGGGAACACTGTGGCCATATCAACTGTAAAAACAGGACACCTCGCATCATCTGTTCTCATTTCAACTACACAACCAACAGTGTCTCCCAAATGCTTGACACCAGCTTTGCAGATTCCTGTGACTGTTGCCTTGCCTACACCTGTAACTACATCTCCAAAAATTATCAACACAGTTCCACAGTCAGCAACAATACCAGGAGCCACGCGCCCTGTATCTCTCTCTAAAAGACAGTCTCAAACTTCTCTCCAGTTTCAGTCACCAGGGACTACAACTATAGTGCCAACAAATGCAAACACAAATAAGCCTCCAGCTGAATTATCCCCCTCAGCAAGTCCAGGGAAAATAGTTAATATTTCCAATGTTACTTCTATGCCAAACCAGCATATGTCCCCTTCATTAGTAAAAAGTACTCTCGGTAACAATTCTATTGCAGGTGGCTCTGCCATTCACACTTGTTCACCACCATCAAATATAACTAGTCTGGCAGGTGCTCCGTTCAGTGAACCTTGTATTCAGCAAAAAATAGTTATCAACACAAGTACACCTTTGGCACCAGGAACTCAAATCATGATGAATGGAGCCCGGTTTATTGTTCCGCCTCAAGGTCTTGGAGCTGGTAGCCACGTCCTCCTTATCTCTACTAATCCAAAATATGGACCTCCCTTAGTTCTTAACAGTGGCCAAAGCATATTGGCTACACCAGTAGATAATCCTGTCCAGAAGATCATACAGACATCAAATAGTTCTTTAAGTGGACAGCCTTTAAAGCCTTCTGTAAGAAACTCTCCAAAGACTGTAAACTCTCTCGGAAGTCCAAGTTCTCTCTCTGCAGTCCATACACCACCACACATCATAAACACACCTGCTAAAGTCTGTGTTCCACCTGCACCACCGGCAGCGTTGACTTCAGTAATTAAGTCCTCTCCAGCTACTCTCTTAGCTAAAACCTCTTTGGTTTCTGCCATTTCCTCCAGTAACCCTCCACTGCCAAGTAGCACATCGGTACTTCATTTGGATACCTCTGTCAAAAAGTTATTGGTTAGCCCAGAAGGAGCCATTTTAAATACCATAAATACTGCAGCAGCTAAGGTATCTTCATTGCCTTCACCTCTTCCTCCAGTTGTATCTGCCAGTCAGAATCCTGCATCTGTCTTCCCTGCTTTTCCGTCATCTGCTTTAGAGAAGCCTGACACAGCTGCATCTTGA